The sequence below is a genomic window from Massilia oculi.
TCGGGGAAGACCGCGTTCGAGGTGCCGTACTGGAAGCTGGTGATGTTGTTGCGCGCGCAGGCATCGACGATCGACGCCGGCAGGAAGGGGTTCGAGCACTGGATGTTCAGGTTCGCGTTCTTGGCCGCGCCCGGGTTGGGCGAGAAGCGCGAGTCCACCTTGCCGTAGTTGGCGGTGAAGTAGAGCTGGTGGTCGGGATTGATGTCGAACGACATGCGGGTATAGGCCACCTGGCGCTTGAAGTTCATCGCCAGGTTGGTGCCCGAGCCCACGCTGCCGCTCAAGTCGCCGCCGATGCAGAACGGGTTGATGCAACCGGTGACGGCGCCGGTGCCGGTCGGCCGGCCGTTGGAACCGTACTGGAACTGGTAGGGAACGCCGCCCGCGCCGAAGGCCGTGCCCTGCAGCGGGCCGCTGGTGATCAGGCCATACTTGGCGTACTGGTATTGCTGCGCCTGTTCGATCACGCGATATTGCGGCAGCCCGTCGCCGGTCTGGCCCAAAGGACGCACCGAGTAGGCCGGGTTCTGGTACCAGGTGCGGCCGTTCGGTCCCTTGCCGCCGAAGCCGGGCGACTCGATGCCGTTTTCCTTCGTGAACTCGGCGCTGGCCGTCACGTGGAAGCGGTCGTTCAGGAAGGACTTGCCCCAGGCCGCCTGCACGCTGCCGCCGCGGTCGTCGTCATACTTCGTCTGGCCGCCCTGGACGTGGGCCTTGAAGCCGGTGAATTTTTTGTCGGTGACGAAGTTGACCACGCCGCCCACCGCGTCCGAACCGTAGGACGCCGAGGCGCCGCCGGTGACCACGTCGACGCGCTTGACCAGCAGTTGCGGGAACTGGCTGACGTCGGTCACGCCGGTGACGTTGGCGCCGACCACGCGCTGGCCGTCGAGCAGGGTCAGGGTCCGGATCGTGCCCAGGCCGCGCAGGCTCAGCGAAGACAGGCCCTGGATGCCGCTGCTGGTGCTGTTGGTGCTGGTGGTGCGGCCGGTGCTGCCCTGCAGGGCAGGCAGCTCGGCCAGGGTGTTGAACAGGTTCGGCTTGGCCGATTTCTCGAGGTCGGCGCTGGTGAGGCTGGTGGTCGGCGTCGGCATGGTGAAGCCGCGCGCGGCGATGCGCGAACCCGAGATGCGTACGACGGTGGCGGCGGCGCCATCGGCCGGGGCCGGAACATCGGTCGCTTGCGCGGCGTCGGCCGGCGTGGTCTGCTCCGCGCTGTCGGCGGCGGGCGTCGGCTCGGGCTGCACTTGCTGGGCGTGGGCGATGCCCACATTCCAGCAGGCGCTGGCCACGGCCAGGCTGATGAGAGTCCGTTGAACTGGTGTACGCATGATGTCTCCTCGATGCTTGTTGTAGGGGAGCGCGCCGTCTCTATGGTCGGCTGCGCGACAGCTTGCAACTGGCTGCTTGCGATGAATCTCGCCGAATCCCGGTGCCAGGGCCGTGGTTCAGGTGTCGTAATTCGGACGTCGTGGTTCAGGCGCTTCGGGTGACGCTTTCCACCAGCGCCGACGGCGCCAGGGTGATGTCCAGCGTGAGGCCGGCTTCGTCGGCCTGCAGTGGCTCCAGGATGCTCAGCTGCGAATCGAGCAGCGAGGGCGGCATGTAGTGGCCGGGGCGGCCGTGCATGCGCACGGCGATCAGCTCGCGCGGACCGGCCAGGTGCACGAAGCGCAGCGCCGGGTCGGCCACGCGCAGCAGGTCGCGGTAGCGTCGCTTGAGGGCCGAGCAGGACAGCACCAGGCCTTCGCCCCGGCTGCGGGCCTGGCCGATCTCGGCCGCCAGCGCGTCCAGCCAGCCGGCGCGGTCGTCGTCATCGAGCGGAATGCCGGCTGTCATCTTGCTGACGTTGCTGGCGGGGTGGTAGGCGTCGCCTTCGAGAAAGGGCACGGCGAAGTGGCTGGCCAGGGCGGCGCCGACCGTGCTCTTGCCCGATCCGCTGACGCCCATGACGACCCAGCGCAGGGCGCCGGCGGGTTGGGACGGGGTGTTGACGCTTGATGCTGACATCGTTTCTCCTCGGAAGACCGTTAGCGCTAACATCGCGTTTCTCGGAGTGTTGTTCAGCTAATTTTTTTTGTAAACACGTTATCGATGTTGCAATGCAATGTGATCCGCGGCTGATTTTGCCGCTTTGCAGTGGGCGCAAACGGGGCTTCCAGCGGTTTTTCACTCAGGAAGGACCATGAAAAATTGATAGCGCTAACATTGCTGCGACGCGCAATCTATTTTTTCGCGATGTTGTATTTACTCGACGGCGCCAGGTGTGCGTGACTGGAATCGGCTATGGTGAAGGCAGATCACGCACGCAGAAAGCGAGGACGATCATGGAACGCCGCCTGCGCTGGGCGACGGAAGAAGGAAACGGTCTGGAATACCTCGCGATCCGCCACACCGCGCAAGGCGTCGTCGCCGAAGGCGTGGTGGTCGGGCCGGATTCGGGGGACCTGTATCAGGGCAGCCCTTTCGGTTGCCGCTACGCGATCCATTGCGACGCGCGCTGGCGGGTGCGCCAGGTCGAGGCCAGCGTGGCCGTCGGCGCGCGCCTGCTGCTGCGCGCCGACGGCGCAGCAAGGTGGCGCGGCCCGGACGGCGCGCCGCTGCCGGCGCTGGACGGCTGCACCGACGTCGATCTGGCCTGTTCGCCGTTCACCAATACCTTGCCGATCCGGCGCCTGGGCGAGGCCCTGCGCGAACGCCGCGAGATCCTGGTCGCCTACGTCACCTTGCCCGGGGCGGGCGTGACGCCGTCGCGCCAGGCCTATACCTTGCTGGGCGAGGGCCGCTACCGCTTCGAGAGCCTGTCGGATCCCTTCCAGGCCGACATCAAGACCGATGCCGATGGCCTGGTCGTGCGCTATCCCGGCCTGTTCCGGCGCCTGGGCTGAGCGGCGCCGAGGCTGGCCTCATTCGCGCGAGATGGTGTACACCTCGCCCGCGGTCGCGCCCGCATCGCCCTTCTTCGCGCGCAGGTCGCGGTAGACGGCGGCGCGCATGATCATCATCGACACCACGGGTGCGGTCAGCAGCACGAACACGGTGATGATGATCTCGTGGACCACGGGCCGCGACTGCGCCACGGTGAAGTACAGCATCGAGGCGATCAGGAGGCTGCCGGCGCCCAGGGTGATCGTGATCGCCGGGCCGTGGATGCGCTGGTAGAAGGTGCGCAGGCGCATCAGGCCGAGCGCGCCGATCAGGATGATGCTGGCGCCCAGGATCAGCAGCAGCGAAACCAGCAGGGCGGCCCAGTCGGGCAGGTGTTCGATGCCGGTCATTCGATGATCTCCCCGCGCATCAGGAACTTCGCCATCGCGATGGTCGAGACGAAGCCGACCAGCGCGATCAGCATCGCCATTTCAAAATAGACCTGGGTGCCGAAGCGGATGCCCAGCACCAGGGCCAGCAGCATCCCGCACATCCAGAGGGTGTCGAGGGCCAGCACGCGGTCGTGGGCCGAGGGACCGATCAGCAGCCGGCCGGCGCACAGCGCCATTGCCGCCAGCACGCACACGAGGGCGTAGCCGATCGAGATTTCAAGCAGGGTCGCCATGGCGTACCTCCGTTTCGAAGATGTGGATCAAGGGCTGTTCGTAGCGGGTCTGGATGGTGTCGATCCACCACGCGGCGTCGTGCAGGTCGAACACGTGCAGCACCAGCTCGTGGTGCGCGGGATCGCGGCCGGGCTGAAGTTCGGTCCACACCGTTCCCGGCGTCATGTTGATCAGGCAGGACAGCGCCGCCAGGCCGTAGGGATCGCGTATCGTGAGCGGCACGCGGATGAACTGCGAGTTCAGGTTGGCGTGATCGGCCAGCAGGATGATGCGGCTGACGTTGAAGCACGAGCGCACCACTTCGACCGCCGCGAAGCCCAGCAGGCGCACGGCGACGATGGGCTTGCGCAGGCGCGGATAGCCCAGCGGATTGAGGTGCCGCGTCAGGACCGGACCGGCGACGCCGAGCGCCGCGCCGAGCAGGACGTGGCCCGGATACAGCGTCTGGTTCAGCAGCAGCCACAGGACGCACAGCGTCAGCGACACGAAGGGGTAAGGAAGCCAGCGGCTCATGGCGCCTCCGGGAGCGACAGGGTGGAAGGGGCGGTGGACGCCGGGCCCGGCACGGATGGCTCGGACAGCACCCGGCCGATGTAGGCGCCGGGACGGTGGACGTCGTCGCTGGCGCGGCTCAGGTAGCCGAACATCGGCTCGGCCTGCACCGTCATCAGCACCGACAGGGCCAGCAGCAGCAGGATCGGTGCCACCTCGGAGCGGTGCAGCTTTGGCGGCTCGGACGCGCCGCTGGCCCAGAAGGTGCGCACGCCGAAGCGCATCATCGAGATCACGGTGATCAGGCCCGAGAGGATGATCAGGACCATCAGTGCCCAGCCGGCGGCCGGGATCGCGGCGCTGCCGTCGATGGCGCCGGCGCCGTCGATGTGCGGATTGAGCAACGCGTGGAACATCCCGAACTTGGCGACGAAGCCGGACAGCGGCGGCAGGCCGGCGATCATCAGCGCGCAGGCGGCGAAGGCCAGCGACAGGAACGCCATCGCGGCCGGCACGCCGCGCCCGACCGGTTCGTCCGGCGCGTCCTCGACCGCATAGGCTTCCATGGTCAGCGCCAGCATGGCCGAGCGTGGGGTGCGGATGCGGTCGATCAGCTCGATCAGGAGCAGGAAGGCAGCCACCGCGATGGTGGAGCCGATCAGGTAATAGATGCCGGCCGTGACCAGGGTCGGCTGGCCGTAGCCGATCACCGCCAGCAGGGTGCCGGACGAGACGATGGCGCCATAGCCCGCCATGCGGCCGGCGGTGTCGGTGGAGAGGATGCCGGCGGCGCCGAACACGATGGTCGCCATGCCGCCATACAGCAGCGCGTCGCCGCCGAAGCCGGCCGCGGCGCCCGCGTGATCCGAGAAGATCAGCAGCCACAGGCGCAATATCACGTAGGCGCCGACCTTGGTCATGAGCACCAGCATGGCCGCCACCGGCGGCGAGGCGGCGGCATAGGTGGTGGGCAGCCAGAAGCCCAGCGGCCACATCGCGCCCTTGGTCAGGAAGGCCAGCGCCATCACGGTGGCGCCGACCTTGAACAGGGCCAGTTCGTCGCCCGTCAGCAGCGGCACGCGCGCGGCCAGGTCGGCCATGTTCAGGGTGCCGGTGGTGGCGTAGGTCACGGCAATCCCGATCAGGAACAGCAGGGCGGCGGCCAGGTTGATCGCGATGTACTGCATGCTGGCGCGAATGCGCTCGGCGTTATACCCGTGCAGCACCAGGCCGTAGGACGCGGCCAGCATCACTTCGAAGAACACGAACAGGTTGAAGATGTCGTGGGTCAGGAAGGCGCCGTTGATGCCCATGAGCAGGAACTGGAACAGCGTGTGGTAATGCACGCCGATCCTGCCCCAGCGGGTGCGCGTGAAGTGCAGCGAGGCCAGGCCGAGTACCGCGGTGAGCAGCAGCATCAGGGCCGACAGGCGGTCGACCAGCAGGGCGATGCCGAACGGCGCGCTCCAGTTGGCGGCCAGGTAGATGCCCAGGCCGCCCGGCCAGTGGCCGCCGTCGGTCATCTGGATCAGGGCCACCGCGGTGGCCAGCAGGGCGAGCACCGAGGCGTAGCTGAGCCAGTACTTCAGGCGGTGCCAGCCCTGCGTCAGCGGGGCCAGGGCGGCGCCCACCAGCAGCGGCAGCAGTACCGGCACCAGGATCAGGTGCTGGGTCCAGTGAAGACTCATAGTTCAGGCTCCTTGCCATCGACGTGGTCGGTGCCGGTCAGGCCGCGCGAACCGATCATCACCACCAGGTACAGCGCGGTGGTGGCGAAGCCGATGACGATCGCCGTGAGCACCAGGGCCTGCGGCAGCGGGTCGGCCAGGGCGGCCGGGTTGGGGGGCGCGCCGGCGGGCGTGAGCGGCGCGGCGTCGACCCACAGGCGGCCCATGATGAAGATGAACAGGTTGACGGCATACGACATCAGCATCAGGCCCGAGAGCACCTGGAAGCTGCGCGGACGCAGGATCAGCCAGATGCCGGAGCCGAACACGATGCCGATGGCGAGCGAAATGACGAGCTCCATCAGAAGATCTCCTTGGAGGGCGGGATGGTGGCGCGCGTGGCGTCGGCCGCCGCGCGATGGCTGCGCAGCGACTGGTGGGCCAGCGCGACCAGGGTCAGCATGGTGGAACCGACCACCACCAGGAACACGCCCAGGTCGAACACGAAGGCGCTCGGGACGTGGATCTCGTCCAGGATCGGCAGGGTGAGGTGGGCGGTATGGCTGGTCAGGAACGGATAGCCGAGGAACCAGGCGCCGATGCCGGTGAAGGCCGCGCATGCCAGGCCCCAGGCGATCCAGCGGTGGGGCCGCAGGCGCAGGTGCGATTCGACCCAGTCGGTGCCGGCCACCATGTACTGCACGATCAATGCGGTGGCGAAGATCAGGCCGGCGACGAAGCCGCCGCCCGGCAGGTTATGGCCGCGCATGAAGAAGTAGGCCGCCATCACGCCCATCACCGGCAGCAGCATGCGCAGGTAGACCGCCGGAATCATGAGATAGCCGCTCGAGGCCTGCTCGGCCGGGGTTTGCGTGACGGCCGGGTCGACGTCGCTGGCCTGCTGCACCGGAATCGCGATCGATTCGGTAGCGGGGCGGAAGCGGCGCAGCAGCGCATAGACGGTCAGGGCGACGGCCGACAGCACGGTGATCTCGCCCATGGTGTCGAAGCCGCGGAAGTCGA
It includes:
- a CDS encoding gluconokinase gives rise to the protein MSASSVNTPSQPAGALRWVVMGVSGSGKSTVGAALASHFAVPFLEGDAYHPASNVSKMTAGIPLDDDDRAGWLDALAAEIGQARSRGEGLVLSCSALKRRYRDLLRVADPALRFVHLAGPRELIAVRMHGRPGHYMPPSLLDSQLSILEPLQADEAGLTLDITLAPSALVESVTRSA
- a CDS encoding Na+/H+ antiporter subunit E; its protein translation is MSRWLPYPFVSLTLCVLWLLLNQTLYPGHVLLGAALGVAGPVLTRHLNPLGYPRLRKPIVAVRLLGFAAVEVVRSCFNVSRIILLADHANLNSQFIRVPLTIRDPYGLAALSCLINMTPGTVWTELQPGRDPAHHELVLHVFDLHDAAWWIDTIQTRYEQPLIHIFETEVRHGDPA
- a CDS encoding monovalent cation/H+ antiporter subunit D, with protein sequence MSLHWTQHLILVPVLLPLLVGAALAPLTQGWHRLKYWLSYASVLALLATAVALIQMTDGGHWPGGLGIYLAANWSAPFGIALLVDRLSALMLLLTAVLGLASLHFTRTRWGRIGVHYHTLFQFLLMGINGAFLTHDIFNLFVFFEVMLAASYGLVLHGYNAERIRASMQYIAINLAAALLFLIGIAVTYATTGTLNMADLAARVPLLTGDELALFKVGATVMALAFLTKGAMWPLGFWLPTTYAAASPPVAAMLVLMTKVGAYVILRLWLLIFSDHAGAAAGFGGDALLYGGMATIVFGAAGILSTDTAGRMAGYGAIVSSGTLLAVIGYGQPTLVTAGIYYLIGSTIAVAAFLLLIELIDRIRTPRSAMLALTMEAYAVEDAPDEPVGRGVPAAMAFLSLAFAACALMIAGLPPLSGFVAKFGMFHALLNPHIDGAGAIDGSAAIPAAGWALMVLIILSGLITVISMMRFGVRTFWASGASEPPKLHRSEVAPILLLLALSVLMTVQAEPMFGYLSRASDDVHRPGAYIGRVLSEPSVPGPASTAPSTLSLPEAP
- the mnhG gene encoding monovalent cation/H(+) antiporter subunit G, giving the protein MTGIEHLPDWAALLVSLLLILGASIILIGALGLMRLRTFYQRIHGPAITITLGAGSLLIASMLYFTVAQSRPVVHEIIITVFVLLTAPVVSMMIMRAAVYRDLRAKKGDAGATAGEVYTISRE
- a CDS encoding putative glycolipid-binding domain-containing protein, producing MERRLRWATEEGNGLEYLAIRHTAQGVVAEGVVVGPDSGDLYQGSPFGCRYAIHCDARWRVRQVEASVAVGARLLLRADGAARWRGPDGAPLPALDGCTDVDLACSPFTNTLPIRRLGEALRERREILVAYVTLPGAGVTPSRQAYTLLGEGRYRFESLSDPFQADIKTDADGLVVRYPGLFRRLG
- a CDS encoding Na+/H+ antiporter subunit C, which gives rise to MELVISLAIGIVFGSGIWLILRPRSFQVLSGLMLMSYAVNLFIFIMGRLWVDAAPLTPAGAPPNPAALADPLPQALVLTAIVIGFATTALYLVVMIGSRGLTGTDHVDGKEPEL
- a CDS encoding K+/H+ antiporter subunit F; translated protein: MATLLEISIGYALVCVLAAMALCAGRLLIGPSAHDRVLALDTLWMCGMLLALVLGIRFGTQVYFEMAMLIALVGFVSTIAMAKFLMRGEIIE